The nucleotide window AATATTACCTTTAAAAGGACGCTGGGATTTGGTAGTTGAAGTGGTTAAAGAGGGGTTGGTACAAAGAGTTTCTAAAAAACTATTTGCTCAATAGTTTTAATTTTCTTAGGTTTGTGATTAGTTAAGAGATTCTTCTTTTAAATCCTTTTAATAAAAACCTTAGAAGATGGAATTCATAATAATATGTATTATTATGGTTGATTTACATTTATAAATTATCGCTATTTGTTCTTATTAGTGTAGTTTTTTTGCTATTTTTTTTTATTCAAAACGATATATAATTTATCAACACTTTTTTATTGTTACCAATATGATAACTCAATAATTCTTTCAATAGCAACAATTTTATTAAGATTGTTGCTATTGAAAATAAATACAACTAAAATACTATTATCGCTGTTGTTAGCTATGACAATTATAGTAACAATAACAAAGGAAATAAGTGGGATCTATCCTTTATACGATCTTCCTTTTACTTGTTATAATTAATACTTATGTTCATGATTATGATGATGTTCATAAGTAGCCATTAGTTCATCTATTTGGTCAGCAAATAAATTATTAAATTGCGCATCTTTTAAAATAGTATATGGCTTCCCTATACAACAAATATGATGGTATAGGCATAAGACTTGGGTTGATTCTTTCATTACTCTATGAAGGTCGTGTGATACCATGAGTACAGCACAATTTTGTTGTTTATGAATATCTTGAATGAGTTTATATAGATGCATTTGACCACTTACATCAAGGTTTTGAGTAGGCTCATCAAGGATTAAGACATTTGGCTTTGCAAGTAAGGCACGTGTCAATAATACGCGTTGTATTTCACCACCAGATAAATTTTTTAATGCTAAATGTAGTAATGTTTCAATACCTGTGAGTGTGGTTGTATCTTTTAAAAACTTGGCGTCAATTTTTTGGTTAAGTTTGAGAAAATCAATCACTGAAATTGGAATAAACTCATTAGGAATGAATTTTTGTGGTGTGTAGCTTAGTCTGATATGTTTAGATTTTTTAATCTTGCCATTGTCAGGAGTAATAAGACCAAGTAGAATTTTAATTAATGAGCTTTTTCCAGCACCATTTGGTCCAATTAAGGTAATGAATTCTCCTATTTTTAATTCAAAGTTAACGTCATCAAGCACCTTTTTACCATGATGGCTAAGACTGATATGATTTGCACTAATAAGGATTTCTGACATGGGATAATAAGGATTACTGACTAGTTTTTATTTTATACGTATAATCCTACAACTGTGTTTATGTTTAAAAATTGATAAAACATGGAACTTTATGCCACATAAACTAATTTTAATGGATGGCTCTGCTTTTTTATTCAGAGCTTATTTTTCTACGTTAAAGCAGAATTTAACCAATCAAAATGGGTTTCCTACAGGTGCCATGTTTGGTGTTATTAATGCTATGAAAAGTCTTCAAAGGAAGTACCAGGAGGCTAGAATAATTATTATATTTGATGCTAGAGGTAAAAATTTTAGGCATAATATTTACCCACAATACAAAGCGAATAGAAAACCAATTGATGGTGGATTGGTAGTACAAATTGAACCTTTATATGAGATGATTCAAGCCATGGGTATTCATTTTATATGTGTGTCTAAGGTTGAGGCAGATGATGTAATTGCTACTTTAAGCTGTTGCGCTAATCAAAATAATATTAAGACTATTATTGCGAGTGGAGATAAAGATTTAATGCAGTTAGTGGGTACGAATATTTCGCAATTAAATATGAAGGGTGTTTTACATGATCGCCAAAGTGTGATTGAAAAGATTGGTGTTGCACCAGAGAAAATTTTAGATTTTTTAGCTTTGACTGGTGATAGTGCAGATAATATTCCTGGTGTACCTAGTGTTGGTCCTAAAACAGCTATTAAATGGCTACAAATTTATAGTGATATTTTAGGAATTAAGGAAAATGCAATGCAGATTAAAGGAAAAGTGGGTGAAAAACTACGTGATAATTTTGATCTTTTAGATTTATCTTATCAACTAGTTAAGCTTAAATTTGATGTAGTGTTGCCTTGTAATATTTTAGATGATGAGCCAGTAAAAAATATTGATAAATTGGCTAATTTATATCAGCAGTATGGTTTTTTTATGTGGTTAAAGCAATTAGATAATGTGTCTGTACTAAAGCAAAAAAGTATCCAGGTTATTGGAACAGATACAGGAGTTAATAATTCGGTTGATATTCTTAAAGGTTATTCACAGATATTAGTACTAGATTTGGATATATTTAATACAATGGTTAGTCGTCTTAAAATCTTAAAGACATTTGTGTTTAGTTTAAAAGCTACTTCGTTAGATTATATGAATGCTTCTATTGTTGGTTGGGTATTTTTAATTGATAAGGATAGTTTTTATGTGCCTGTTAATCATGATTATATAGATGCGCCAAAGCAGTTGAATTTTAATGATGTGCTTAATCAACTAAAACCAATTTTAGAAGATGTGTCTATTAGTAAAATTGGACAAAATTTAAAATATGATGCACATATTTTATCTAATTATAAAATTGATTTGCAAGGCATTAGTGATGATGTTATAGTGAAGTCTTATTGTTTAAATTCAGTTGCTACAAGGCATAATATGAATGATTTGAGTGAATATTATTTAAATTATCAAACCATTAATTTTGTTGATATATTAGGTAAAGGTAAAAAACAAGTTACTTTTAATCAAGTTAATGTAGAAATTGCTCTTCTTTATGTTTGTGAAAATGTGATAATAACAAGTTTATTAAATCATATGCTAGATGAAGAAATTGCTCAATATCCTAGATTAGTTAAATTATATCAAAACCTAGAATTGCCATTGATTAAAGTTTTATTGTGTATGGAGCGTAATGGTGTTGAATTAGATGTGAATATACTAAGTACTCAGCAGTTAGATATTACGCAACAAATGGAGGATATTAAGAATCAAGTATTTGAACTGGCAGATAATGTGTTTAACCTTGAATCTCCTAAACAAATCCAACGAATTTTATTTGAGTCTAAAGGTTTAGGTCTAATTCCTTTGAGAAAAACTCCTAAAGGTGTACCATCTACTAATGAGGAAGCTTTAAAACTTTTAGACCATCCGGTGGTAGATTTAATATTAAGTTATCGAACATTAGCTAAACTTAATTCTACTTATCTTGAAGTACTTCCTAGGAAGATTGATTTAAATACGCATAGACTTCATACTTCTTATAATCAGGTAGTAACTGCTACAGGTCGGTTATCATCAAGCAATCCAAATTTGCAAAATATTCCTATTTTCTCTGAACAAGGTTCGTGTATTCGTGGTGCATTTATTACAGGTAAAGGCAATGTTATTATTTCCGCTGATTACTCACAGATTGAATTAAGGATTATGACACAATTATCCAAAGATCAAAACTTATTAGAAGCTTTTAATAATGATAAAGATGTACATAGCGAAACGGCATCAACTATGTTTAATATACCAATTGATGAAGTAACATCAGAATATCGTAGGCGCGCCAAAGCGATTAATTTTGGTCTGATTTATGGTATGAGTGCATATGGATTAGCAAAACAAATTGGTGTATCTAGAACCAAAGCAAAACAATATATGGATACTTATTTTGATAACTATCCTAGTGTTCTATATTACATGGACAATATCAAAGAAATTGCAAAAGTACAAGGTTATGTTGAAACTATTATGGGTAGACGTTTGTATTTACCACAAATTAATGCCAAAAATAAGATGTTACAACAACATGCACTTAGAACTGCTATTAATGCTCCTATGCAAGGTTCTTCAGCAGATATCATTAAAAAATCCATGTTTGATGTTTACACATGGATTGGACAAGATAATCCAGATATTAGAATGATTATGCAAGTACATGATGAGTTGGTATTTGAGGTAAGTGCGTCAAAAGCTGATGAATTTTCCCGTAAGATACAAGCTTTAATGTCAAATACTTATTTATTGGATATTCCTCTTAAAGTAGATGTAGGAATTGGTAACTCTTGGAAAGAGGCACATTAATGATTTAACTTACAAATTTTATTTTGTGATGTTATTTCTTGATTTTAATCAGTTATTTAGACTCCTTTGTAAAAAAGATGTCTTGAAAAATAAAAATTTTCCAATCCTAGATTTAGAGTTGGCATTAAAAAAGCAAAAAATAATTGTATTTTGGTAGAGTGTAGAGAAATACATATTATGGGTCGATTATTACTTTTGTAATGTCAAAAATGACAATGAGTATAACAATCGATATCACTAAATATTATTGATAAAGTTAATAAAATTATATATAGTAATCTTTGGATTATTATATTAAAAAAGAATTAGATCTGTATGTAAAAAATAGGTATATTTAAATTTTTTTTAGATATATTACAGTATATTAAATATATTAGCATTATATAGGTGTGTGATAAATTAGACGTTTAACATTTTATTTTAAAGAGTTAATTGTATAAAAATAGTAAATTGACTTATTTTTAAATCAAATAATTATCCTAATTTAGAAGGTGAATTTTTAGGGTTAGATATCGAAAAGGTTTTGAGATAAAAAAGATAATTATCATTCACAAGAATGATAGTTTTACGTTAAAGAAATAGAAATATATATAAAATCAATTTAAATAACTTTAAAAATATAAATAATTTTTGCTTAAATTGGTATCTATCTATTTGTATATTGAGGATTTTTTCTATTTTATGTCTTATTTTTTCTATTTTATGTCTTATTTTTTTTGTAGTTTATCTAATGTTTATAATGCATAATATTGGAAGAATTAGTTACAGTTTTTAAATCTAACACATAAAATAGAATTTATAGTACAAGAATACTGAAGCGATTGATTTTTGCATTTAGAAAATACAGAAGATAATTATGAAACAACTATTACAACAATTGTTAGTACAATCTTTAGAAGTATTGATGGACAATAATATACTTGAAAGTATGCCTGAGAATATTCGTGTTGATCATTCTAAAGATAAAGCTCAAGGAGATTTTGCTTCTAATATTGCGATGTTATTGTCTGAACAAGCACAGTGTTCTTCTAAAGTATTGGCACAAAAAATTAAAGCTAATTTTCCAGATTCTGTTGATGTGGAAAAGATTGAGATTGTAGGTCCTGGTTTTATTAATTTTTTTATGTCACAGAGTTCAAACGCTTTAGTGGTGGAGGATATTATTAAGCAAGGTGGAAATTATGGTTTGTCTAATATTGGTATGGGGCAACGAGTTTTGTTGGAATTTGTCTCTGCTAATCCAACAGGTCCACTTCATGTAGGACATGGTCGTGGTGTAGCGTATGGTGCAGCGGTTGCTCATCTTCTACGTGCAGTAGGTTTTGAAGTTGATTGTGAATATTATGTGAATGATGCGGGTCGGCAGATGGATATTTTGGCGATTTCGGTTTATTTACGCTATGTTGAAACTGAACAATTTCCAGATAACTGCTATAAAGGGGATTATATTTTTGATATTGCTAAAAAAATTAGTGGTGTCAAAAAACTTGATATTTTTACTAATACTTGTAAAGATACTTCCGAATGGAAGGTCCAGAAAAATAGTATCGATAAGGAAAGATATATTGATGATTTGATTGCTAATTGTAAGCTCCAATTAGGAAGTGATTATAGAAAAGTCTTTGATTTTGCGATTAATAGTATTTTGAGTGATATTAAGATTGATTTAGCTGATTTTGGTGTTGAATATCATCAGTGGTTTTCTGAACAGTCTTTAGTGGATAGTGGCTTGAGTGAAGAAATTGTTAAAAAATTACAAGACTTAGGATATATTTATGAAAAAGAAGGTGCTCTTTGGTTTAGAACCACTGATTTTGGTGATGATTTAGACCGTGTTGTAGTTCGTGATAATGGAATACATACTTATTTTTCCTATGATATTGCTTATCATCTTGGAAAGTTTGAACGTGGTTATGATAGGATTATCAATATTTGGGGCGCTGACCACCATGGTTATATTGCAAGGGTTAAGGCATCAATTAAGGCGCTTAATTACAATCCTGATAAGTTGGAAATCTTATTGGTACAGTTTGTTAACCTTTTTAGGGATGGTAAAAAGGTTTCCATGTCAACCCGTAGTGGTTCATTTATTACTTTAAAAGAATTGCGTGAAGAAGTGGGTAATGATGTAGTACGTTTTTTTTATATTTTGCGTAAATCAACACAACATATGGATTTTAACCTAGATTTAGCTAAATCAAAAAGTAATGAAAATCCAGTATTTTACATTCAATATGCTTATGTACGTATTTGTTCAGTTTTAAAACAAGGTATGCCTTTTATGGCAGATATTGATTTATTGGTATTAAATAATGAGTTAGAAACTTTATTAATTAAAGAACTTAATCGCTATAAAGATATCTTACAATCATCTGCACTTAATTATGAGCCACACGTATTAGCTTGTTATTTACGTAAATTAGCTGGCTATTTTCACAGTTATTATAATAACTGTGAGTTTTTGGTAGATGATGATAAATTGAGAAATTCAAGGTTATTGCTAATTACAGCAGTTCAGCAAATATTGGCGAATGGTTTAAATTTATTGGGAATTAGCACACCTAATTCAATGTGAATGACCAAAAACAAAGGCGACAAGCATTAGACGTTAGTCAATCTTTTATTATTCAAGCGCCTGCTGGTTCAGGAAAAACAGAGTTATTAACGCAACGTTATTTGAAATTGTTATCAGTCAGTACTTCGCCTGAGAGTGTTATTGTGATGACCTTTACTAAAAAAGCGGTAAGTGAATTGACCACTCGAGTGATTGAATCATTAGAATTGGCTCAAGGAAATAGACCAAAAGATCCACATAAACAAATTATTTATGATTTAGCTTTTCAAGTATTAGAAAGATCTAAGGAGCTTGATTGGCAATTATTAAATACACCTGAACGATTTAAGATTTTAACGATTGATAGTTTATCAAGTTTGATTACCAGTCACTATCCAAGTAAAAATCAATTAGTGCCTAAGAAAGTTATATCGCAAAATTGGGCACGATATTCTATGTATTCTCAGGCCGCTAAGCAAACTTTACTAGCGATTAATGAACTTGAATATCAAGATAGTGTTGAGTCGATTCTTTTATATTTGGATAATAATATTGATAGATTTTATCAGTTGATTACGGACATGTTGGCTAAAAGAGATCAGTGGATTTTGAAATTGTATCAACATGGTACGCTTAATATTGAAACCTTGCGGCTAAGTTCTGAAAAGGTTATTATTCAACATTTATCTCTGTTAAAAAATGAAGTAGAATATTATTTTGATCCAATTTTTTTTAAATTGTTAAAATATAATTCTAAGCTAGAATTTGCTCAGATTAAAGACGTGCCAGATGCCACTATTAAATCGCTAGAAGTTTGGAAAAATTTGAGTCGGTTATGTTTGACGGTACAAGGTAAGTGGCGTTCATCATTGAATAAAAATAATGGTTTTCCTGCAGAGTTAAAAATGCAAAAACTAGCTATTATCAAAATATTTCAATCTTTATCTAGTCATCAACAATTAAGAGAGTTATTAGCAGGGGTTGAATATTTGCCTGATATTAATTTTTCAACTGATCAAATTAATGTTCTGCAAGATATTGCACAAGTATTAAAGTTGGCTGTTTCTCAATTGAAAATTTTATTTGATGTTAATCAAACGCATGATTTTATTCAAGTTTCCTTGGATGCAGACCAGGCTTTAGATGAATATCATGTCAGTGATATAGCGTTATTCTTGGATAATAAAATCCAGCATATTTTGATTGATGAGTTTCAAGATACCTCAGTTATACAGTTTTCTTTATTAGAAAAATTAATTGCTAATTGGTACTCAGGTGATGGGAAAACACTATTTTTAGTAGGTGATCCTATGCAGTCTATTTACTTATTTAGGCAATCTCAGGTAGGTTTGTTTTTACAAGTTAGAACGCGAGGAATTGCTAATATTAAACCTGAATTCTTACAACTTCATACTAATTTTCGTTCCTCTCAATCTGTGGTTGAGGGAAATAATGAAATATTCTCAAAGATATTTCCTAATCAGGAAGAAGCTTATAAGGGCGCAATTAAGTATGAGTATTCAAAGGCCTATTTTACTGCTGAAAGCAAAAGAGCTATTAATTTTTACCCATTTGCATATAAACGTTATGATTTTGAGGCACAACAAGTATTAAAAATTATTCAGAACAATCCAACAAAAGAGATTGCCATTTTAGTTAGAAATCGTTCACATTTAAATAACATTGTACCTGTTTTAAAGCAGGCTAATATTAATTTTGAGGCAGTGAAAATACTTCCATTAAAAGATGATTTATTTACCCGTGATTTGCTTAGCTTAACTCGGGCATTAATATATTTAGGTGATAAACTTGCTTGGTTAGCTATTTTAAGAGCTCCTTGGTGCGGGTTATTGTTAGAAGATTTACTTGTATTATCACAAAATAATGAACGTGTTATCTTTGATCTTATTCGAGATGATCAGACATTACAAGGTTTGAGTTCAGATGGACGTATTCGTGTGGATAATTTTGCCTATGTTTTAGGTAATATTGTTAATCAACAATCTAGATTTAGTTTTACTCAAGTACTTGAATTTGCGATTAATCAATTAGTACCTCCAAATTCTTTATCTGTTAAACAGTCTATGATTAAAACTCAGTTCTTGCAAATTATTTATGACTGTGAGTTTGAGCAACAGTTGGATATTGAAACTATTAATAAAATGTTAGATGAATTGTATACACCTAGTGTGAATGTATTGAATGCACGAATTAAGTTAATGACTATTCATGAAGCAAAAGGTTTGGAATTTGAGTTGGTTATTATTCCTGGGTTGGGAAGAGTGTCACAAAATAATAAATCACCTATCATTCATTTACAAGAATTTAGTAATCAGTCTTTATTATTAGCGCCGATAAGGTCTTATACACAATTAAATGATAGTTGTACTTATGTTTATTTAAAGCATATTAAATCACAACAAGATAGGTTTGAAACCATGCGTTTATTATATGTAGCTATGACACGTGCAAAATATAAAATTTATTTATTAGCAACATTAAGTCAAAGTAATCAAGCCATTAGAAACACTTTTTTAAAATTATTAGAACCTATATTTCAGAACCGGTTTGACCAGCTTAAGTCGTCAGTCATTGAGGATAATAAACAACCCATACGAGCGCCAGAGTTAGTACGTTATATTAAGCCTATAGAATATAATAATTTGCTCGATAGAAGTAAGAAAAAAATGAACTTTCAGCTTAATGTTGATTTGCAATATAAAAGCTTACTTGGTATTTTATTACATCAATATTATGCAAATGAATTGTTCTCGCCAGATAGGCAAAATATAAGAGTAAGATTGGTTGAATTCGGTATTAGTAATATGGATATAGATGATTCTATAGACTTTATTATTGATATGCTTAATTTAACGAAACAAGATAAATACTTTTCGTGGTTGTTTAAACAAAGAGTATCAACCCAGGTTGAAGTAGAATTTATTAATGACAAACGTAACATTATTATTGATCGATTATTTATTGATGAAGGCATTTTGTGGGTTATTGATTTTAAAACTGAAAGACAAGTAAATAATGAGTCAATAGTACAATTTATACAAAGGCAAAAAATTAAACATAGCCATCAATTATTATTTTATAAAGTGACTTTATCAGAATGTTATTCAATGGAGGTAAAGTGCGCTTTATATTGTCCATCAGTACAAAAATTGATTAGAATTGACTAAATATTTATTCTTTTATTTTTAATGTTACTTAGTTGATATGAAATTAATATTATGTTTTTCTACTAAATATAGAGAAGTTATACTAATAAGGAGAATACAATTTAACAGTTCTTATATTGGTTCTTAATGAATCTGTTTAGTTTTTCTAATATTGTTTAACTGATGATAACTTTATGCTATGTTGTCATACTTAACAATACTTTTATTAAATACATCGCCAGTAATTTGTAATAGATCTGCGTAGACAATATTATATAAAAACTATAATAATAGTTTTAGTTATGCCATTTACCAATATCGATCACCATATGTATAAATTACTTTTCAATTTCATGATAGAATTTTCAATCAAAAAAATACATTATCTACACTTAATTTAACAGCGTATTCTTTAATTAAGCAGCTTTTTACCTGGATAACGCTATAAAAATACAAATTAAAACATGAAAAAGTATAAAGCCTGATATTTAATGAATAAATTGTTTCAATATTATTGAAATTAGCGATTATATTGTTTTTATTGGGTGAATGACGTGAATAGGGTTAGGTGTTTTATCGAGTATATTTTTAGTTTTTTTACTAAAATCAATCATTTTTCTTTTTATGAACTACTATGAGTGATTGTTTATTTAGAGTTAACTTGTTATTTAGATAAATGAGTGTGTTAATTTGTATCCAAGTCAATTGAAAGATTTTTTGGTTTAAATAGTTTGAAGATAGATGTTATATTTGTTTTGTATTTGGTTTTGAATTTAAACCCAATATCTATTTACAAAGATGCGACACAAGGTTAAGTTAGTAATATTAAATCAAACTTTAAGTTTAGGTATTGCGTACTAATTTAAATTTATACGAAAGAGTTGATGATTCCTAGTTATAATTTTTAAACAAAGCGTTAATCATTGCTACTGCATCACATCCAGCATCAAATGCTTGTTGTTGGTTATAAAGGTCAATACCACCAATACCAACAATTGGTATGTGTAATATTTGTTTTGCTTTAGTAATTACATTAAGTGGGCAATGTGGTGCATTAGGTTTAGTTTTGGAATCGAATAGTGCACCAAAGGTTACATAATTAGCACCTTGTTTTTGAGCTTGAAACGCTAAATTAATATCATTATAGCAAGATATACCAATGATAGAATCAATGCCTAATTGCTGTCTTGCCTGTTGTATCGAACCATCATCTTTTCCTAAATGTACACCATCAGCATGGACTTTTTCTGTTAGATTAATATCGTCATTTATGATAAATAAAGTATTATGCACTAAACATAGTTGACGTAATACATATGCTTCTTTGAGTTTCATATTGTTGTTATTAGTTTTGTGTCGATATTGGAGTATACTGATATGATGTTTGTTGATGACCCATCTTATTAGAATAGAATTAAGTGAAACATCTGGGGTTATTGCATATATATGGCTAATTTTTTTATTAAATACCATGTTTGACTCTCAGTTGAGACATAGTTTATTAAGTGTAGTTTTTATTATAGTAATAATTGGTATTATATGGTTTTTTATAGGATTATTTTTGTTTTCATGTTCTGTTCAGGAAGATAAACAGAAACCACTATTAATAGATAATCAAACTTCTTTTGAAGGAGTGACTTATCTTGAAAGAATTGATAATTTTTCTTTGCAGGTATTTGATATTAAAGCGGAATTGTCGTATTTTGTTAAAGCTAAAAGTTATTTTAGTTTTAAAAACTTACCAGTATTATTAATAGAACCGAAAGTAACATTTTATGATGCAAAAGGTATTAAAAATTATGTATTAAATTCTAAACGTGCTCACTATGTTGACAATAATGGAATTAAGTTTAAAGGGGAAGTTGGTATTCATTTCAGCAATGGGTTTAATCATAAGATAAATACAGAAGAATTATTAGTCGGTATTGAGACTAGAGATTTGATGAGTAAGAAACAAGTGACTTATTTAGGTGAAACCGTTAAGATTATATCTCAAGGTATACAGATACGGTCTAAAGATGATATAATAAAATTAATAGGTAATATTAAGATCAATCAAAGGGATGGTCAACAAATATTGACTAAAGACTTGTACATTAATCAGATTGAAGGTCAAAAACATTTTTATTCAAAAAATAAAATTGTTTACATGTTTCAGAAAGATAAAATTTATGCTGATAGTATAGATATAAATGAACAAAAACAAATTATAGAATTATTAGGTAAGGTAAAAATTATGAAAGACTCTGGTTCTAAAATTAGTACTAAAAATTTGTTTATTGATCAATCAAATGGTTTGGAAATATATAGGACTAAAGAAAAAGTACACTACCAATCTAATACTGCTGATATTCATGCTGTTGGTATGATTTATGATGTAATTAAGCAAAAAATAAAGTTGACAAGTGATGTGATAGGGATACTATAAATAAGATTATTTTTAATTAAAAATCTCTGTAAATAATTTTTATATTCTCAACAATCCTAACCAAATTAGTCTTACTTTTAAGGGCGCTAGTATTTAAATATAATATATATGACTGAACAAGAACCTACACATCTTAAAGACAAAGCACATCTAATGTAATATTGGTACTGAATATAGCTTAGATATTCTTAATTCATATATCTATATGGGTATGTTGAAATATCCCCATAGAGTGATATAGGTAAAAATGACCATAGGTATAATTTTTGGTTTTATATTGAATATAGGATTACAATATGTCAAAATTAGTTCCACCACATGGAGGTGATAAATTAAAGCCTTTAGCTTTAGAAGGTAATTCTTTGATGGCTGAGTTAGAAAAAGCAAAATTATTATTAAAAGTTAGCTGTTCTTCAAGAGAAGTGGGTGACATTATTATGATGGGTATTGGTGGTTTTACGCCGTTAGAAGGCTTTATGGATAATGTAAATTGGCAGAGTGTATGTGATAATATGACCATGTCAAGTGGTTTATTCTGGCCAATTCCTATTACTTTGTCTACTAATAGTGAAGACATTAAGCAGGGTGATGAGGTTGCTTTGGTTAATGGAGAAACGGATGACATTATTGCTACTATGGTTGTTAGTGAAAAGTATTCGATTGATAAATCTCATGAGTGTAATACTGTTTATAGAACAACTGAAATGGCGCATCCAGGAGTTGTAATGGTAATGGCTCAAGGAAAATACAATCTTGCTGGTTCTATCAAGGTATTATCAGATGGTAACTTTCCTGAAAAATATGGCAGTTTATACATGACTCCTATGGAAACTCGTGCTTATTTTGATGACAAAGGTTGGAAGACAATCGCAGCATTTCAAACACGTAATCCAATGCACCGTTCACATGAATATTTAGCTAAGATTGCAGTTGAGATTTGTGATGGTGTTATGATTCACTCAGTATTAGGTGGTCTTAAGGATGGAGATATTCCTGCTGATGTACGTTCAGAAGCAATTTCAGTATTAATTAAAAATTATTTTGTAGATAACACAATCTTACAATCTGGTTATCCATTAGATATGCGTTATGCAGGCCCTCGTGAGGCATTACTACATGCATTATTCAGACAAAATTATGGTTGTTCACATCTTATCGTTGGTCGTGATCATGCCGGTGTTAATGATTATTATGGTCCATTTGATGCACATAATATCTTTAATGTGATTGCTAATGATGCGTTAGTGACAAAGGCATTAAAGTTTGATTGGACATTTTGGTGTCATAAATGTGGGGGCATATCTTCAATGAGAACTTGTCCTCATAATTCAGAAGATCGC belongs to Candidatus Vesicomyosocius okutanii and includes:
- the thiE gene encoding thiamine phosphate synthase, with product MVFNKKISHIYAITPDVSLNSILIRWVINKHHISILQYRHKTNNNNMKLKEAYVLRQLCLVHNTLFIINDDINLTEKVHADGVHLGKDDGSIQQARQQLGIDSIIGISCYNDINLAFQAQKQGANYVTFGALFDSKTKPNAPHCPLNVITKAKQILHIPIVGIGGIDLYNQQQAFDAGCDAVAMINALFKNYN
- the sat gene encoding sulfate adenylyltransferase, whose amino-acid sequence is MSKLVPPHGGDKLKPLALEGNSLMAELEKAKLLLKVSCSSREVGDIIMMGIGGFTPLEGFMDNVNWQSVCDNMTMSSGLFWPIPITLSTNSEDIKQGDEVALVNGETDDIIATMVVSEKYSIDKSHECNTVYRTTEMAHPGVVMVMAQGKYNLAGSIKVLSDGNFPEKYGSLYMTPMETRAYFDDKGWKTIAAFQTRNPMHRSHEYLAKIAVEICDGVMIHSVLGGLKDGDIPADVRSEAISVLIKNYFVDNTILQSGYPLDMRYAGPREALLHALFRQNYGCSHLIVGRDHAGVNDYYGPFDAHNIFNVIANDALVTKALKFDWTFWCHKCGGISSMRTCPHNSEDRVLLSGTEVRKILSENKELPETFSRPEVAKVLQVYYASIKDEDKIEIKLNDHFTK
- the lptC gene encoding LPS export ABC transporter periplasmic protein LptC produces the protein MTHLIRIELSETSGVIAYIWLIFLLNTMFDSQLRHSLLSVVFIIVIIGIIWFFIGLFLFSCSVQEDKQKPLLIDNQTSFEGVTYLERIDNFSLQVFDIKAELSYFVKAKSYFSFKNLPVLLIEPKVTFYDAKGIKNYVLNSKRAHYVDNNGIKFKGEVGIHFSNGFNHKINTEELLVGIETRDLMSKKQVTYLGETVKIISQGIQIRSKDDIIKLIGNIKINQRDGQQILTKDLYINQIEGQKHFYSKNKIVYMFQKDKIYADSIDINEQKQIIELLGKVKIMKDSGSKISTKNLFIDQSNGLEIYRTKEKVHYQSNTADIHAVGMIYDVIKQKIKLTSDVIGIL
- a CDS encoding UvrD-helicase domain-containing protein, with product MNDQKQRRQALDVSQSFIIQAPAGSGKTELLTQRYLKLLSVSTSPESVIVMTFTKKAVSELTTRVIESLELAQGNRPKDPHKQIIYDLAFQVLERSKELDWQLLNTPERFKILTIDSLSSLITSHYPSKNQLVPKKVISQNWARYSMYSQAAKQTLLAINELEYQDSVESILLYLDNNIDRFYQLITDMLAKRDQWILKLYQHGTLNIETLRLSSEKVIIQHLSLLKNEVEYYFDPIFFKLLKYNSKLEFAQIKDVPDATIKSLEVWKNLSRLCLTVQGKWRSSLNKNNGFPAELKMQKLAIIKIFQSLSSHQQLRELLAGVEYLPDINFSTDQINVLQDIAQVLKLAVSQLKILFDVNQTHDFIQVSLDADQALDEYHVSDIALFLDNKIQHILIDEFQDTSVIQFSLLEKLIANWYSGDGKTLFLVGDPMQSIYLFRQSQVGLFLQVRTRGIANIKPEFLQLHTNFRSSQSVVEGNNEIFSKIFPNQEEAYKGAIKYEYSKAYFTAESKRAINFYPFAYKRYDFEAQQVLKIIQNNPTKEIAILVRNRSHLNNIVPVLKQANINFEAVKILPLKDDLFTRDLLSLTRALIYLGDKLAWLAILRAPWCGLLLEDLLVLSQNNERVIFDLIRDDQTLQGLSSDGRIRVDNFAYVLGNIVNQQSRFSFTQVLEFAINQLVPPNSLSVKQSMIKTQFLQIIYDCEFEQQLDIETINKMLDELYTPSVNVLNARIKLMTIHEAKGLEFELVIIPGLGRVSQNNKSPIIHLQEFSNQSLLLAPIRSYTQLNDSCTYVYLKHIKSQQDRFETMRLLYVAMTRAKYKIYLLATLSQSNQAIRNTFLKLLEPIFQNRFDQLKSSVIEDNKQPIRAPELVRYIKPIEYNNLLDRSKKKMNFQLNVDLQYKSLLGILLHQYYANELFSPDRQNIRVRLVEFGISNMDIDDSIDFIIDMLNLTKQDKYFSWLFKQRVSTQVEVEFINDKRNIIIDRLFIDEGILWVIDFKTERQVNNESIVQFIQRQKIKHSHQLLFYKVTLSECYSMEVKCALYCPSVQKLIRID